In Desulfobulbus oralis, one DNA window encodes the following:
- the cbiE gene encoding precorrin-6y C5,15-methyltransferase (decarboxylating) subunit CbiE: protein MCPIELIGIAGEELTEERRGLLASCVLVAHAKRQAAMLEGVTARRIPVTPIESLCTAIEAALPRSVAVLASGDPLFFGIGRRLIERFGPEAVRVHPALSALQLACARFKSPWDDLDILSLHGSEADLPTAARRLLARCCRLGRVLCLTDPRHSPDALARTLARLLEDCADHGRLVACRLQVAENLGLSGEKISAGTLNDMAGRSFSPLNVLLLSLQKALCAAPRFGLTAGEIRHSRGLITKDAVRAASLHSLRLPERGVLWDIGGGSGSVSLEAAALAPGLLIGIIEKNPEEQANIRANIRTFGAYNIRLVNGEAPAALAALPPPDRVFIGGSGGRLAAILEASAARLAEDGRIVVNAVLEKTKQEACTVLAKLGFTVTASTLSVTHSGPEQKAQSLNPITIITGTK, encoded by the coding sequence ATGTGCCCCATTGAACTGATCGGCATTGCCGGCGAAGAGCTCACCGAGGAGCGGCGCGGCCTTCTGGCCTCCTGCGTTTTGGTGGCCCATGCCAAAAGGCAGGCGGCCATGCTGGAGGGGGTGACGGCCCGGCGAATCCCGGTCACGCCCATTGAATCCCTGTGCACGGCCATTGAAGCTGCCCTCCCCCGGAGCGTGGCGGTCCTGGCGAGCGGCGATCCGCTCTTCTTCGGCATTGGCCGCAGGCTGATAGAGCGCTTCGGCCCGGAGGCGGTGCGGGTGCATCCGGCGCTGTCCGCCCTGCAACTGGCCTGCGCACGTTTCAAAAGCCCCTGGGACGATCTGGACATCCTGAGCCTGCACGGGAGCGAGGCGGATCTGCCCACCGCAGCCAGACGGCTTTTGGCCCGCTGCTGCCGCCTGGGCCGGGTGCTCTGCCTGACCGATCCGCGCCACAGTCCGGATGCGCTGGCCCGCACGCTGGCCCGCCTGCTGGAGGATTGCGCAGACCACGGGCGGCTGGTCGCCTGCAGGCTGCAGGTCGCGGAAAACCTGGGGCTCTCCGGGGAGAAGATCAGCGCCGGCACCCTGAACGACATGGCGGGCCGCAGCTTTTCACCCCTCAACGTCCTGCTCCTGAGCTTGCAGAAAGCCCTGTGCGCCGCACCGCGTTTTGGCCTCACCGCCGGGGAAATCCGGCATTCCCGCGGCCTGATCACCAAAGATGCGGTCCGTGCCGCCAGCCTGCACAGCCTGCGCCTGCCCGAACGCGGCGTACTCTGGGACATCGGCGGCGGTTCCGGCAGCGTCTCCCTGGAGGCGGCCGCCCTGGCCCCCGGGCTCCTCATCGGCATCATCGAGAAAAACCCGGAGGAACAGGCCAATATCCGGGCCAATATCCGGACCTTTGGCGCCTACAACATCCGCCTGGTCAACGGCGAAGCGCCGGCAGCCCTGGCCGCCCTGCCGCCGCCGGACCGGGTTTTCATCGGCGGGAGCGGCGGCCGGCTTGCAGCCATTCTCGAGGCCAGTGCGGCGCGGCTCGCCGAAGATGGCCGCATCGTGGTCAACGCGGTGCTGGAAAAGACAAAACAGGAGGCCTGCACGGTGCTTGCGAAGCTGGGCTTCACGGTCACGGCCAGCACGCTGAGCGTTACGCACAGCGGGCCGGAGCAGAAGGCGCAAAGCCTCAACCCCATCACCATCATCACAGGGACAAAATGA
- a CDS encoding cobalt-precorrin-5B (C(1))-methyltransferase: protein MASTGKKTLRSGYTTGACAAAAAKAALLLLSGKTVPDAVEIPLPGGERHAFELCRVQKHGEIALVSIVKDAGDDPDVTNGSEVGVELFRQEEGAPGAVSFARGHGVGEVTKPGLALPVGEAAINPVPRRMILAALDEVMPAAERPALTVRVFVEHGEILAEKTINHRLGIVGGLSILGTTGIVRPISAKAWTDTIEAAMDVARAAGLAEIVLSTGRSSEAAVQQKLRMPEEALVMMGDYLEYALKAAGRHGFARIHLAAMWAKLVKAALAVPQTHVRNGALEVRDAARLLGRLGLEAPEVERLSEANTARHIFEELRAAGRDDLVLAVARQAQAQTELWSGLPVELYLVTSAEGVLLHVPH from the coding sequence ATGGCCAGCACAGGAAAGAAGACTTTGCGGAGCGGCTACACGACCGGAGCCTGCGCGGCAGCGGCAGCCAAGGCGGCCCTGCTCCTGCTTTCCGGCAAGACGGTGCCGGATGCGGTGGAGATCCCCCTGCCCGGGGGCGAGCGCCACGCCTTTGAACTCTGCCGCGTGCAGAAACATGGGGAAATCGCGCTGGTTTCCATCGTCAAAGACGCGGGCGACGATCCGGATGTCACCAATGGCTCGGAGGTCGGGGTGGAACTCTTCCGGCAGGAGGAGGGTGCCCCCGGCGCGGTCTCCTTCGCGCGCGGCCATGGCGTGGGCGAGGTCACCAAGCCGGGCCTGGCGCTCCCGGTCGGCGAGGCGGCCATCAACCCGGTGCCGCGCAGGATGATTCTGGCGGCGCTGGATGAGGTCATGCCGGCAGCGGAACGGCCGGCGCTCACGGTGCGGGTTTTTGTGGAACACGGCGAAATTCTTGCGGAAAAGACCATAAACCACCGCCTGGGCATCGTGGGCGGCCTCTCCATTCTGGGCACCACCGGCATTGTGCGGCCCATCTCGGCCAAGGCCTGGACCGACACCATCGAGGCTGCGATGGATGTGGCCAGGGCCGCGGGGCTCGCCGAAATCGTGCTCTCCACCGGCCGCAGCTCGGAGGCGGCAGTGCAGCAAAAACTGCGCATGCCCGAGGAGGCTCTCGTGATGATGGGCGATTACCTGGAATACGCGCTCAAGGCTGCGGGTCGCCACGGCTTTGCCAGGATACATCTTGCGGCCATGTGGGCCAAGCTCGTCAAGGCGGCGCTGGCCGTGCCGCAAACCCATGTGCGCAACGGCGCCCTGGAGGTGCGGGACGCGGCCCGGCTGCTGGGCCGGCTGGGTCTGGAGGCGCCGGAGGTGGAGCGGCTCTCGGAGGCCAACACGGCGCGCCACATTTTTGAGGAACTGCGGGCAGCGGGGCGGGATGATCTGGTGCTTGCGGTGGCCAGGCAGGCGCAGGCGCAGACCGAACTCTGGTCGGGCCTGCCGGTCGAGCTGTATCTGGTGACCAGCGCGGAGGGGGTGCTGCTGCATGTGCCCCATTGA
- a CDS encoding precorrin-8X methylmutase produces the protein MVQIQHVAPADIEAESFRIIAAELGETGLPPGEFQVLRRIIHATGDFAFKEHLRFHPRAIEAGIAAIRAGRNILVDVQMAAAGISARLLAPFGGRVVCRMNEPETAELAKEQGSTRAEAAMLRARQDNVGIVAVGNAPTALLKVMDMMAAGEFAPDLVLGVPVGFVNAAESKEILSGKPYPFITALGRKGGTPVAVAALNALLRLAAQKTP, from the coding sequence ATGGTGCAAATCCAGCATGTGGCTCCGGCAGACATCGAGGCTGAAAGTTTCCGGATCATTGCGGCGGAACTGGGCGAAACCGGCCTGCCGCCGGGTGAGTTCCAGGTGCTCCGGCGGATCATCCACGCCACCGGCGACTTTGCCTTCAAGGAGCATCTTCGTTTCCATCCCAGGGCCATCGAGGCCGGAATCGCCGCCATTCGTGCGGGCAGAAACATTCTGGTGGATGTACAGATGGCCGCGGCCGGGATCTCGGCCCGCCTGCTCGCGCCCTTTGGCGGGCGGGTCGTCTGCCGCATGAACGAGCCGGAAACCGCAGAGCTCGCGAAAGAGCAGGGCAGCACCCGGGCCGAGGCGGCCATGCTGAGGGCACGACAGGACAACGTGGGCATTGTGGCGGTGGGCAATGCGCCGACCGCGCTCCTCAAAGTCATGGACATGATGGCAGCGGGCGAGTTCGCGCCGGATCTGGTGCTGGGCGTGCCGGTTGGCTTTGTCAATGCCGCGGAATCCAAGGAAATTCTGAGCGGCAAGCCCTATCCTTTCATCACCGCCTTGGGGCGCAAGGGCGGCACCCCCGTGGCGGTGGCGGCCCTGAACGCGCTGCTCAGGCTGGCGGCGCAAAAGACGCCATAA
- a CDS encoding cobyrinate a,c-diamide synthase, with amino-acid sequence MNAPALLIAGTHSGCGKTTVTLGLMAALKRRGLTVRPFKCGPDFIDPSLHRMVCGTLSYNLDCRMCGEDFVRTSFGRHNPPGDHGIAVVEGVMGLFDGGTGSAAHLAKTLGLPVLLVVDVRSAAESVAAVVKGFATLDPELSLSGVICNRVASARHEALIRGAMAQTGVPIVGFLPREERIAIPSRHLGLNMGEEEPLGPAALERLAALVEEHLDMTGILALAERAAVQPAAPPGAGLLRPCRGQAEPGLDNDARDCGPVRLGVARDAAFCFYYEDNLELLRRAGAELLFFSPLADAELPAGLGGLYLGGGYPELFAERLSGNTALRAAVLDFSRRGAPVYGECGGFMYLCETLQDLDGLTWPMAGVFPFACVMNPRLRSLGYREPEQCRATFFGPAGMRLFGHEFHYSSLSSPPQGGAWQDGGYTRDKTLAGYIHLHWGRTPEAAAALVQACRAFVRQN; translated from the coding sequence ATGAACGCCCCGGCGCTGCTCATTGCCGGCACCCATTCCGGCTGCGGCAAAACCACGGTCACGCTGGGCCTGATGGCCGCCCTGAAGCGGCGCGGGCTCACGGTTCGCCCCTTCAAGTGCGGGCCGGACTTCATCGATCCCAGCCTGCACAGGATGGTCTGCGGCACGCTGTCCTACAACCTGGACTGCCGCATGTGCGGCGAGGACTTTGTGCGCACGAGCTTTGGCCGCCATAATCCGCCCGGCGATCACGGCATCGCCGTGGTTGAGGGCGTGATGGGGCTTTTCGACGGCGGCACGGGCTCGGCGGCGCATCTGGCGAAAACGCTGGGGCTGCCGGTGCTCCTGGTGGTGGATGTACGTTCGGCTGCGGAAAGCGTTGCGGCGGTGGTCAAGGGCTTTGCCACGCTGGATCCGGAGCTCAGCCTCTCCGGGGTGATTTGCAACCGGGTGGCTTCGGCCCGCCATGAGGCCCTGATCCGGGGCGCCATGGCGCAGACCGGGGTGCCGATTGTGGGCTTTTTGCCCCGGGAGGAGCGGATCGCCATTCCGTCCCGGCATCTGGGTCTGAACATGGGCGAGGAGGAGCCCCTTGGCCCGGCGGCGCTGGAGCGGCTGGCCGCGCTCGTGGAGGAGCACCTGGACATGACCGGAATCCTGGCGCTTGCCGAAAGGGCAGCGGTGCAGCCGGCAGCCCCGCCCGGAGCGGGCCTGCTCCGTCCCTGCAGGGGGCAGGCAGAGCCCGGGCTGGACAACGATGCACGGGACTGCGGGCCGGTCCGTCTGGGTGTGGCCAGGGACGCGGCCTTCTGCTTTTACTACGAGGACAATCTGGAGCTGCTCCGCCGGGCAGGAGCGGAACTGCTCTTCTTCAGCCCACTGGCGGATGCGGAGCTGCCGGCAGGTCTGGGCGGCCTCTATCTGGGCGGCGGCTATCCGGAACTGTTCGCGGAAAGGCTGTCTGGAAACACGGCGCTGCGGGCGGCCGTTCTGGACTTCAGCCGGCGAGGCGCGCCGGTTTACGGCGAGTGCGGCGGTTTCATGTACCTCTGCGAAACGCTCCAGGACCTGGACGGCCTCACCTGGCCCATGGCAGGCGTCTTCCCTTTCGCCTGTGTCATGAATCCACGGCTCCGCAGCCTGGGCTACCGTGAGCCGGAGCAGTGCCGGGCCACCTTCTTCGGCCCGGCCGGCATGCGGCTTTTCGGCCACGAGTTCCACTATTCCAGTCTTTCGTCCCCGCCACAGGGCGGGGCATGGCAGGACGGCGGCTACACCAGGGACAAGACCCTGGCCGGTTACATTCATCTGCACTGGGGCCGCACGCCAGAGGCCGCGGCTGCCCTTGTGCAGGCCTGCCGGGCCTTCGTCAGACAAAACTGA
- a CDS encoding ABC transporter substrate-binding protein, translating into MMTSLFRLLCILLLLCSTPAFAQELRDSDGRTIHFDRPFCRIISLYPAHTENLIQLGLKDRIVAVGSGDPLRGELPQLRFQDDPERLLALKPDLVLIRPMISRGYPHLVATLEQNGVTVVSLQPLTQKELAAYWRDLGALGGAADRAETMIGDFQKAVARLRAEQAQLPARRPRVFFEAMHRQMKTFNPDSMAIFVLESAGGINVAADAKQVRNTNIASYGKERILARADEIDVYLAQKGRMNPVTVEEIRAEPGFAVIRAVREGRVLLVDEALVSRPTMQLLEGIETLRRLLYPDFAVRAEQP; encoded by the coding sequence ATGATGACAAGCCTTTTTCGCCTGCTCTGCATACTGCTGCTGCTCTGCAGCACGCCCGCTTTCGCCCAAGAGCTGAGGGACAGCGACGGCAGGACCATCCATTTTGACCGGCCCTTCTGCCGCATCATTTCGCTCTATCCGGCGCACACGGAAAACCTTATCCAGCTTGGCCTGAAGGACAGGATCGTGGCCGTGGGCAGCGGTGACCCGCTCAGGGGCGAGCTGCCGCAGCTCCGCTTTCAGGACGACCCGGAGCGGCTCCTGGCCCTCAAACCGGATCTGGTGCTGATCCGCCCCATGATCAGCCGCGGCTATCCCCATCTGGTGGCCACCCTGGAGCAAAACGGCGTCACCGTGGTCTCGCTGCAGCCGCTGACCCAAAAGGAGCTGGCCGCCTACTGGCGCGATCTGGGAGCGCTTGGCGGCGCTGCGGACAGGGCGGAGACCATGATCGGGGACTTCCAAAAGGCCGTGGCGCGGCTCCGGGCCGAACAGGCGCAGCTTCCGGCCAGACGGCCACGGGTTTTTTTCGAGGCCATGCACCGCCAGATGAAGACCTTCAATCCGGATTCCATGGCGATCTTCGTGCTGGAATCCGCGGGCGGCATCAACGTGGCTGCAGACGCGAAGCAGGTGCGCAACACCAATATCGCGAGCTATGGCAAGGAGCGCATCCTGGCCAGGGCGGACGAAATTGACGTGTACCTCGCGCAAAAGGGCCGCATGAACCCGGTGACCGTGGAGGAAATCCGGGCCGAGCCGGGCTTTGCCGTCATCCGCGCGGTCCGGGAGGGTCGGGTTCTGCTGGTGGACGAGGCCCTGGTTTCGCGGCCCACGATGCAGCTTCTGGAGGGCATCGAAACATTGCGTCGTCTGCTCTATCCGGACTTTGCAGTCAGGGCCGAACAACCATGA
- a CDS encoding ABC transporter ATP-binding protein yields MAACKERQSPLWRLEGVDFAYRGKPALHDLNCVLQSGLCTGILGPNGSGKSTLLDLLAGLLTPTRGRIWFREQLLAKWRRRQLARQLALVPQHFGLGFDFSVRAVVAMGLHPHLGRFALPTGADQDWLDLVMAQTGVLALAERPVTRLSGGEQQRVAVARALAQKPEALLLDEATASLDVGHTLALLHLLRDKVRAGGLTVVAVLHDLNLAARFCDELLFLHGGRCLVQGPVADILTPENIRAVYGVDSAIRADAFTHALQVSLRLAPRERAAAAP; encoded by the coding sequence ATGGCGGCCTGTAAGGAGCGACAAAGCCCGCTCTGGCGGCTGGAGGGGGTCGATTTCGCCTACCGGGGCAAGCCGGCGCTGCACGACCTGAACTGCGTGCTGCAATCCGGCCTGTGCACCGGCATCCTGGGGCCGAACGGCAGCGGCAAGAGTACGCTCCTGGATCTCCTGGCCGGCCTGCTCACGCCGACACGGGGCCGGATCTGGTTCCGGGAGCAGTTGCTGGCCAAGTGGCGCCGCCGGCAACTGGCCCGGCAACTGGCGCTGGTGCCCCAGCACTTCGGCCTGGGCTTTGACTTCAGCGTACGGGCAGTGGTGGCCATGGGCCTGCATCCGCATCTGGGCCGCTTTGCTCTGCCCACCGGGGCCGATCAGGACTGGCTGGACCTGGTGATGGCGCAGACCGGCGTACTGGCGCTGGCAGAGCGGCCCGTCACCAGGCTGTCCGGCGGGGAACAGCAGCGCGTGGCCGTGGCCCGGGCGCTGGCGCAGAAGCCGGAGGCGCTGCTTTTGGACGAGGCCACGGCCAGCCTGGATGTGGGGCATACGCTGGCCCTGCTGCACCTGCTCCGGGACAAGGTGCGGGCAGGCGGACTGACGGTGGTGGCCGTGCTGCACGACCTGAATCTGGCAGCCCGCTTCTGCGATGAACTCCTGTTCCTGCACGGGGGGCGCTGTCTGGTTCAGGGCCCGGTGGCCGACATCCTCACGCCGGAAAACATCCGCGCCGTGTACGGCGTGGACAGTGCAATCCGGGCCGATGCCTTCACCCACGCGCTGCAGGTCAGCCTGAGACTGGCGCCCCGGGAGAGGGCAGCCGCTGCACCCTGA
- a CDS encoding FecCD family ABC transporter permease, whose protein sequence is MPAPVAHPGKAGLTLSLLALAVMLGAVFSGALGFLRVPFCDALRVYGAALLGQQPAGIDAATVSVLMSVRLPRILSALLVGGSLALCGAVFQALLLNPLADPYTLGISTGAAFGASLVIVLQILGLALPTAVSVPVFAFLGGMATLALVLYLATGDSRLSSTSLILSGVIVSAILSAAIGFCKFLADEQVGLIIFWLMGSLAGASWSQLAGLAPVTLLGALLLCAFGRDLNIMAMGDRAAASLGVATKRLRLGLVALCSLLTALAVSVSGVIGFVGLIVPHLLRQLLGPDNRLLLPASFLAGALLLLLADTLTRAVLPSEVPIGVLTALLGGPFFCFLFKKRQRHGGL, encoded by the coding sequence ATGCCCGCCCCTGTAGCGCATCCGGGCAAGGCCGGCCTGACCCTCTCGCTGCTGGCCCTGGCCGTCATGCTGGGAGCGGTCTTTTCGGGTGCCCTGGGCTTTCTCAGGGTCCCGTTCTGCGATGCGCTCCGGGTCTACGGCGCGGCACTGCTGGGGCAGCAGCCCGCAGGTATCGATGCCGCCACGGTCAGCGTGCTCATGAGCGTCCGCCTGCCCAGAATCCTCTCGGCGCTGCTGGTGGGCGGCTCGCTGGCGCTCTGCGGCGCGGTCTTTCAGGCCCTGCTGCTGAATCCGCTCGCCGATCCCTACACGCTGGGCATTTCCACAGGAGCGGCCTTTGGCGCTTCCCTGGTCATTGTGCTGCAAATCCTGGGCCTTGCGCTGCCCACCGCGGTGTCGGTGCCGGTGTTCGCCTTTCTGGGCGGCATGGCCACCCTGGCCCTGGTCCTCTATCTGGCCACGGGCGACAGCCGGCTCTCGTCCACAAGCCTCATCCTCTCCGGTGTCATCGTCTCGGCCATTCTGTCGGCAGCCATTGGTTTCTGCAAATTTCTGGCCGACGAACAGGTGGGGCTCATCATCTTCTGGCTGATGGGGAGTCTGGCGGGCGCGAGCTGGAGCCAGCTCGCCGGTCTGGCCCCGGTCACCCTCCTGGGCGCGCTGCTCCTCTGCGCCTTTGGCCGCGACCTCAACATCATGGCCATGGGCGACCGGGCCGCGGCCAGTCTGGGCGTGGCCACGAAAAGACTGCGCCTGGGGCTGGTGGCGCTGTGCAGCCTGCTGACAGCGCTCGCAGTATCGGTATCCGGTGTCATCGGCTTCGTGGGCCTGATTGTCCCGCATCTGCTGCGCCAGCTCCTGGGGCCGGACAACCGCCTGCTCCTGCCCGCGAGCTTTCTCGCCGGCGCCCTGCTCCTCCTGCTGGCCGATACCCTCACCCGGGCGGTGCTGCCTTCCGAGGTGCCGATCGGCGTGTTGACCGCCCTGCTGGGCGGCCCCTTTTTCTGTTTTCTTTTCAAAAAACGACAGCGCCATGGCGGCCTGTAA
- a CDS encoding malate dehydrogenase: MKAPVRVAVTGAAGQISYSLIFRIASGSMLGPDQPVILQLLEIPPAMNALQGVLMELKDCAFPLVAGVIPSDDPNVAFKDADFALLVGSRPRGPGMERSDLLKANGAIFTVQGKALSDHANPDCRVLVVGNPANTNALILLKSAPKLNPRHITSMTRLDHNRSMAQIADKVGCHSSDVEQVVVWGNHSSTQYPDISYATAAGKPVRTAVADDWYKNDFIPTVQKRGAAIIKARGASSAASAANAAVEHMRDWALGSKGQWVSMGVYSKGNPYGIDEDLMFSFPITCEHGEWQIVGGLDRDAFSMDMIKKTEQELQAEREAIADMFK; encoded by the coding sequence ATGAAAGCACCAGTACGTGTTGCCGTGACCGGCGCTGCCGGTCAAATCAGCTACTCCCTCATCTTCCGCATCGCCAGCGGCAGCATGTTGGGCCCCGATCAGCCGGTCATTCTGCAGTTGCTGGAGATCCCTCCCGCGATGAACGCACTTCAGGGTGTGCTTATGGAGTTGAAGGATTGCGCCTTTCCGCTGGTGGCCGGCGTCATCCCGAGCGATGATCCGAACGTTGCCTTCAAGGACGCGGATTTTGCACTGCTGGTTGGTTCCCGGCCGCGTGGGCCGGGCATGGAGCGCTCCGACCTGCTCAAGGCCAACGGCGCCATCTTCACGGTGCAGGGCAAGGCGCTGAGTGACCACGCCAATCCGGACTGCAGGGTACTGGTGGTCGGTAATCCGGCCAATACCAATGCCCTGATCCTTCTGAAGAGCGCCCCCAAACTGAATCCGCGTCACATCACCTCCATGACGCGCCTGGACCACAACCGTTCCATGGCCCAGATCGCAGACAAGGTGGGCTGCCATTCCTCGGATGTCGAGCAGGTCGTCGTGTGGGGCAACCATTCCTCCACCCAGTATCCTGACATCAGCTATGCCACCGCCGCCGGCAAGCCGGTCAGGACTGCTGTTGCCGACGACTGGTACAAAAATGACTTCATTCCCACGGTGCAGAAACGTGGCGCGGCCATTATCAAGGCCCGGGGTGCTTCCTCCGCCGCCTCCGCCGCCAACGCGGCAGTCGAGCATATGCGTGACTGGGCCCTGGGCAGCAAGGGCCAGTGGGTCAGCATGGGCGTGTACAGCAAGGGCAATCCCTATGGCATTGACGAAGACCTGATGTTTTCCTTCCCCATCACCTGCGAGCATGGCGAGTGGCAAATCGTCGGCGGTCTGGATCGCGATGCCTTCAGCATGGACATGATCAAAAAGACCGAGCAGGAACTGCAGGCCGAACGGGAAGCCATCGCCGATATGTTCAAGTAG
- a CDS encoding peptide chain release factor 3 produces the protein MSTLVQEIAKRRTFGIISHPDAGKTTLTEKLLLFGGAIQMAGAVKSRKTALHATSDWMAVERERGISVSTSVMKFHYRDFEINLLDTPGHQDFSEDTYRVLTAVDSALMVIDSGKGVETQTRKLMEVCRMRNTPIITFVNKLDRDGLEPLALLEDIEDKLQIECAPLSWPIGMGKGFKGVYDLRQRQIALFTPSRDTRPEDCVVLRDLASPELDRLVGADAAARLRDDVALLQGAANPFDFDEYRRAGQTPVFFGSAINNFGVRELLDAFVELAPPPGPRATLTRTVAPEEEAFTGFTFKIQANMDPAHRDRIAFFRICSGKFTRGMKVMHHRLGKEIGLGNVTVFMAQERSNVDEAWPGDIIGIHNHGTIKIGDTFTDREPLKFTGIPNFAPEHFRRVVLNNPLGIKKLQKGLLQMAEEGAVQVFRPLVGNDYILGAVGILQFEITMARLKDEYGVEAGSEPLNFGLARWVECEDPKVLAEFEKKNQFNLAYDAEGRLSYLAEGEWRLAHTQELFPDVVFLKTRESA, from the coding sequence TTGAGCACGCTTGTACAGGAAATCGCCAAACGCCGCACCTTCGGCATCATCAGCCACCCGGACGCGGGCAAAACCACCTTGACCGAAAAGCTGCTGCTCTTTGGCGGAGCCATCCAGATGGCCGGCGCGGTCAAATCCCGCAAAACCGCCCTGCACGCCACCAGCGACTGGATGGCCGTGGAGCGGGAACGCGGCATTTCGGTCAGCACCTCGGTGATGAAATTCCATTACCGGGATTTTGAAATCAATCTGCTGGACACACCGGGCCACCAGGATTTTTCCGAAGACACCTACCGGGTGCTGACTGCGGTGGATTCAGCCCTCATGGTGATTGACAGCGGCAAGGGTGTGGAGACCCAGACCCGGAAGCTGATGGAAGTGTGCCGGATGCGCAACACGCCCATCATCACCTTTGTCAACAAGCTGGACCGGGACGGACTGGAACCGCTGGCTTTGCTGGAAGACATCGAAGACAAGCTGCAGATCGAGTGCGCGCCCCTCTCCTGGCCCATCGGCATGGGCAAGGGCTTCAAGGGCGTCTATGACCTGCGACAGCGACAGATCGCCCTGTTTACGCCCAGCCGCGATACCCGGCCCGAGGACTGTGTGGTGCTGCGTGATCTGGCCAGCCCGGAGCTGGACCGGCTCGTGGGTGCGGATGCGGCCGCTCGTCTGCGCGACGATGTGGCGCTTTTGCAGGGCGCGGCCAATCCCTTTGACTTTGACGAGTACCGCAGGGCCGGGCAGACGCCGGTCTTTTTCGGCAGCGCCATCAACAACTTCGGCGTGCGCGAGCTGCTGGACGCCTTTGTGGAACTGGCCCCGCCGCCCGGCCCCCGTGCCACCCTGACCCGCACGGTTGCCCCGGAGGAGGAGGCCTTTACCGGCTTCACCTTCAAAATCCAGGCGAACATGGACCCGGCCCATCGCGACCGTATCGCCTTTTTCCGCATCTGCTCCGGCAAATTCACCCGGGGCATGAAGGTGATGCATCACCGGCTGGGCAAGGAAATCGGTCTCGGCAATGTCACGGTCTTCATGGCGCAGGAGCGCTCGAACGTGGACGAGGCCTGGCCCGGCGACATCATTGGCATTCACAACCACGGCACCATCAAGATCGGCGATACGTTCACGGACCGGGAACCGCTCAAGTTCACGGGCATCCCCAATTTCGCACCCGAGCATTTCAGGCGTGTGGTGCTGAACAATCCGCTGGGCATCAAAAAATTGCAGAAAGGTCTGCTCCAGATGGCAGAGGAGGGCGCTGTGCAGGTCTTCCGCCCCCTGGTGGGCAACGATTATATTCTGGGCGCGGTGGGCATCCTGCAGTTTGAAATCACCATGGCGCGGCTGAAGGACGAGTACGGCGTGGAGGCCGGCTCCGAGCCGCTGAATTTCGGGCTGGCGCGCTGGGTCGAGTGCGAGGATCCCAAAGTACTTGCGGAGTTCGAGAAAAAAAACCAGTTCAATCTGGCCTACGACGCGGAAGGTCGTTTGAGCTATCTGGCTGAAGGCGAGTGGCGGCTTGCCCATACGCAGGAGCTGTTTCCGGATGTGGTGTTCCTGAAAACCCGTGAATCGGCCTGA